In Ictalurus furcatus strain D&B chromosome 23, Billie_1.0, whole genome shotgun sequence, a single window of DNA contains:
- the LOC128599608 gene encoding zinc fingers and homeoboxes protein 1-like gives MSSRRKSTTPCMVLPSDVVEQDMDMETLAGEEGVENTAEGPTEGLVVPLDSEGEHEDSLSHAAGKRSSQTAVEQSVTDLTAEGNVVQAETEDGEDPSITGISLSKTPIMKKKPEPKRIAVSLKGAEDCDSLIESEGDPESMEASSITADMTNPILGDSTKPGVFVGIPNPSPAEQKKPVVNPATVLPAGLAQVLSALQAQQTAQAQLLIPVSSIPTYNAAMDTNALLVNTYKKFPYPSVSEIMGLATQTKFSEEQIKIWFSAQRLKHGVSWTPEEVEEARRKQFNGTVHTVPQTITVIPAHHLSATNGLQSILQTCQIVGQPGLVLTQVGTANSLPGTTPITLTVAGMPSQSQATKITTSQTSSVSETKRATTVQPPSLTPQESSALNADHFGLRPKKSKEQLAELKSSYMKNHFASDAEIARLMKLTNLTKGEIKKWFSDTRYNQRNSKNNHFSIPHDGSRTNNSSATIVIDSSDETPQSPTPSPVKEKETRKTWNPFPDFTLQKFKEKTPEQLVILEESYQKCDIPTDEELSRLRAETKLTRREIDAWFTEKRKTPVTESSDQKMDEMDGKPSQSKGNQSPTGGKKLSKEKITKKTPEQLHVLKSAFVRTQWPSSEEYDQLADESGLPRSYIVNWFGDTRYAWKNGNLKWYFYYQSGNLEGLNGNKGRKRRIRNRGWGRSRSRRARKSTGSEKSPPMKFKPGKEFLKEYYLKHKFLNEQDLDELVAKSNMSYEQVREWFAEVGRKVDMGADPFEDNTGNEQEEEESEGENEMAVEEQGPSAAGGDDCDDDDEDDEDTDDSDSWEPPQSVRKTLPGSEEH, from the exons ATGTCGAGCCGAAGGAAGTCCACCACCCCCTGCATGGTGCTTCCATCAGATGTGGTGGAGCAGGATATGGATATGGAGACCCTTGCAGGGGAAGAAGGAGTTGAAAACACTGCCGAAGGCCCTACAGAGGGCCTAGTGGTTCCATTGGACAGTGAAGGAG AGCATGAAGACAGTTTAAGCCATGCTGCAGGAAAACGCTCAAGTCAAACTGCCGTAGAGCAGTCAGTCACAGATCTGACTGCTGAAGGAAATGTTGTTCAGGCTGAGACAGAGGACGGCGAAGACCCATCCATCACTGGGATTTCTCTCAGCAAAACTCCCATCATGAAAAAGAAGCCTGAACCCAAAAGAATAGCTGTGTCTCTCAAAGGGGCTGAAGATTGCGATTCGTTAATTGAAAGTGAAGGGGATCCGGAATCAATGGAAGCATCCTCCATTACAGCAGATATGACGAACCCAATTCTTGGCGATTCCACGAAACCTGGCGTGTTTGTAGGCATTCCCAATCCATCTCCTGCAGAGCAAAAGAAGCCAGTTGTGAACCCTGCTACAGTCCTTCCTGCTGGCCTTGCCCAGGTCCTGTCAGCCTTGCAGGCCCAGCAGACTGCTCAGGCTCAGCTCCTGATTCCGGTGAGCAGCATTCCGACCTACAATGCAGCCATGGATACGAACGCACTGCTGGTGAACACATACAAGAAGTTCCCTTACCCGTCTGTGTCTGAGATTATGGGCCTGGCAACCCAGACCAAGTTCTCAGAGGAGCAGATAAAGATCTGGTTCTCTGCTCAGCGTTTGAAGCATGGTGTGAGCTGGACGCCAGAAGAAGTTGAAGAGGCTCGAAGGAAGCAATTTAACGGCACGGTCCACACGGTGCCTCAGACCATTACGGTCATTCCAGCTCACCATCTCTCTGCCACCAATGGTCTCCAGTCGATCCTTCAGACTTGCCAAATCGTGGGGCAGCCAGGCCTGGTTCTAACGCAGGTTGGCACCGCAAACAGCTTGCCAGGCACCACACCTATCACACTGACTGTTGCAGGAATGCCAAGTCAGAGCCAGGCAACTAAGATCACGACTAGTCAGACCAGTTCTGTTAGCGAAACAAAAAGAGCTACAACGGTCCAGCCACCATCGCTGACTCCTCAGGAGAGCTCTGCCCTCAATGCCGATCACTTTGGCCTACGCCCAAAGAAATCGAAGGAGCAGCTGGCTGAGCTGAAATCCAGCTACATGAAAAACCACTTTGCCAGTGATGCTGAAATCGCCAGGCTGATGAAGCTGACCAACCTCACCAAAGGCGAGATCAAGAAGTGGTTCAGCGATACGCGCTACAATCAACGCAATTCCAAAAACAACCACTTCAGCATACCCCATGACGGCTCCCGGACCAACAACAGTAGTGCCACCATCGTCATCGACTCTAGTGACGAGACCCCTCAATCCCCAACGCCATCGCCTGTCAAAGAGAAGGAGACCCGCAAGACCTGGAACCCGTTTCCAGACTTCACTCTGCAGAAGTTTAAGGAGAAGACTCCAGAGCAGTTGGTGATTCTAGAGGAGAGCTATCAAAAATGTGACATCCCCACGGATGAAGAATTGAGTCGCCTGAGGGCCGAAACAAAGCTCACCAGGCGGGAGATTGATGCTTGGTTCACAGAGAAGAGGAAAACCCCTGTCACAGAGTCATCCGATCAAAAGATGGATGAGATGGATGGTAAACCCTCCCAGAGTAAAGGTAACCAGAGTCCAACTGGAGGAAAAAAGTTGTCCAAGGAAAAGATCACGAAGAAAACTCCAGAACAGCTTCATGTCCTCAAGAGTGCATTTGTGCGCACTCAGTGGCCGTCTTCCGAGGAATACGACCAGCTAGCTGATGAAAGTGGGTTACCCCGGTCTTACATTGTCAACTGGTTTGGGGATACCAGATATGCCTGGAAGAACGGCAATCTTAAGTGGTACTTCTATTACCAGAGTGGCAACTTAGAGGGTCTGAATGGCAACAAGGGCAGGAAACGGAGGATTCGGAACCGTGGCTGGGGGAGGTCCCGCAGCAGGAGAGCCAGAAAATCTACAGGTTCAGAGAAGTCCCCACCAATGAAGTTCAAACCTGGGAAGGAATTTCTTAAAGAATACTATTTGAAGCACAAGTTTTTGAACGAGCAAGATCTGGACGAGCTGGTAGCCAAGTCGAACATGAGTTATGAGCAGGTCAGAGAGTGGTTTGCGGAAGTCGGCAGGAAGGTGGATATGGGCGCAGATCCTTTTGAAGATAATACGGGTAACGAGCAAGAAGAGGAGGAGTCCGAGGGGGAGAATGAGATGGCGGTCGAAGAGCAAGGTCCCTCAGCTGCTGGTGGTGATGATTGCGACGATGATGACGAGGATGATGAGGATACCGATGATAGTGATTCCTGGGAGCCCCCGCAAAGCGTTAGAAAAACCTTGCCAGGGTCTGAGGAACACTGA
- the washc5 gene encoding WASH complex subunit 5, producing MMDFLAENNLCGQAILRIVSRGNAIIAELLRLSDFIPPVFRLRDKSDQQKYGDIICDFSYFKGQEYYESKLEAKPELQDLDEEFRENNTEILSRFYLAFEGVHKYIVDLIRFLDDLNEGVYIQQTLETVLLNEDGKQLLCEALYLYGVMLLVIDQKIEGEVRERMLVSYYRYSAARSSADSNLDDICKLLRSTGYSSNPGAKRPPNYPESYFQRVPISATFISMVIGRLRSDDIYNQVSAYPLPEHRSTALATQAAMLYVCLYFSPSILQTQQAKMREIVDKYFPDNWVISIYMGITVNLVEAWEPYKAAKTALNYTLDSANIREQSSRYASSVESLRPQVQQLLKEGFLREEIVLDNIPKLLNCLRDCNVAIRWLMLHTAESVYDPNNKRQRQIKDQAITDSKYNPKILFQLLLDTAQFEFILKEMFKQMLAEKQLKWECYKKEGSERMTELAEVFSGVKPLTRVEKNENLQAWFREISKQIESLNYEDSTAAGRKTVQLIQALVEVQEFHQLESNLQVCQFLADTRKFLHQMIRTINIKEEVLITMQIVGDLSYAWQLIDSFTSIMQESIRASPSMVTKLRATFLKLASALDLPLMRINQGNSPDLLSVSQFYSGELVAYVRKVLQIIPESMFTSLAKIIKLQIHDIMEVPTRLDKDKLKDYAQLGARYEVAKLTHAISIFTEEILMMKTTLVGIIKVDPKQLLEDGIRKELVKRVAFSLHKGLIFNPKAKPSELMPKLKEMAATMDGFYRSFEYIQDYVSIYGLKIWQEEVSRIINYNVEQECNSFLRTKIQDWQSIYQSTHIPIPKYQPVDESATFIGRLCREILRITDPKTTCYIHQMNTWYDMKTHQEVTNNRLFSEIQDTLGTFGLNGLDRLLCFMIVKELQTFLTVLQKIILKDKAVVDVFKALLNAVNPVKGIVATASKVYANAVAKTQKIWPAYLESIMKVGQMQILRLQIANELNYSCKFDSKHLAAALENLNKSLLADIEAHYQDPSLPYPKEDNTLLYEFTAYLEAAGIHNPLSKIYITTKRLPYFPTVNFLFLIAQLPKLQYTKNQGMTCRRAADSVDWVPLVLGLLTLLKQFHSRYTEQFLALIGQFIRSIMEQCTSQKIPDMPADVVGALMFLEDYVRYTKLSSKVVEAHVPNFIFDEFRTVLQ from the exons ATGATGGACTTCCTTGCCGAGAATAACCTGTGCGGCCAGGCCATCCTGAGGATCGTGTCCCGGGGAAACGCCATCATCGCTGAGCTTCTGCGCCTCTCTGACTTCATCCCCCCTGTGTTCAGGCTTCGAGACAAGAGCGACCAGCAGAAATATGGAGACATCATCTGTGACTTCAGCTACTTCAAG GGTCAGGAGTACTACGAGAGCAAGCTCGAAGCCAAGCCAGAACTTCAGGACCTGGACGAGGAGTTCCGGGAAAACAACACCGAAATATTGTCTCGCTTTTATCTGGCCTTTGAAGGTGTCCATAAATACATTGTGGACTTAATAAG GTTCCTGGATGACCTTAATGAAGGTGTCTACATTCAGCAGACTCTGGAAACAGTCCTGCTCAACGAAGATGGAAAACAGCTTTTG TGTGAAGCTCTGTATCTGTACGGCGTCATGCTGTTGGTTATAGATCAGAAAATAGAAGGCGAAGTCAGAGAGAGGATGCTGGTGTCCTATTATAGATACAG TGCTGCTCGATCCTCAGCAGACTCAAACCTGGATGATATCTGTAAACTCTTAAGAAGCACCGGCTACTCCAGTAACCCTGGGGCTAAACGGCCCCCTAACTACCCCGAAAGCTACTTCCAGCGAGTCCCCATCAGCGCCACCTTCATCAGCATGGTTATAGGCCGCCTGCGCTCTGATGACATCTACAACCAG GTTTCTGCGTATCCACTGCCGGAGCACCGGAGCACTGCACTGGCCACCCAAGCAGCCATGCTGTACGTCTGCCTGTacttctctccctccatcttaCAAACACAGCAGGCCAAGATGAGAGAGATTGTGGACAAATACTTCCCTGATAACTGG GTGATCAGTATATACATGGGCATCACTGTGAACTTAGTGGAGGCGTGGGAGCCTTATAAAGCAGCCAAGACTGCACTGAACTACACCCTGGATTCAGCAAACATCAGAGAGCAG TCGTCTCGCTACGCCTCCAGCGTGGAGAGCCTCCGACCGCAGGTGCAGCAGCTGCTGAAGGAGGGCTTCCTGAGGGAGGAGATCGTCCTGGACAACATCCCCAAACTGCTGAACTGCCTGCGTGACTGCAACGTCGCCATCCGCTGGCTCATGCTGCACACTGCAGAGTCAG TGTATGATCCGAACAACAAGAGACAGCGTCAGATCAAGGATCAAGCGATCACTGACTCCAAATACAACCCCAAGATCTTGTTTCAGCTGCTCCTGGACACGGCTCAGTTTGAGTTCATACTCAAAGAA ATGTTCAAGCAGATGTTGGCTGAAAAGCAGCTGAAATGGGAGTGCTATAAGAAAGAGGGATCGGAAAGGATGACCGAACTGGCCGAGGTGTTTTCTGGGGTCAAGCCTCTCACCCGGGTGGAGAAAAATG AAAACCTGCAGGCGTGGTTCAGGGAGATCTCTAAACAGATCGAGTCTCTGAACTATGAAGACTCCACAGCAGCAGGGAGGAAGACGGTGCAGCTCATTCAGGCGCTAGTAGAA GTGCAAGAGTTCCACCAGCTGGAGTCTAACCTGCAGGTGTGTCAGTTCCTGGCCGACACACGCAAGTTCCTGCATCAGATGATTCGCACGATCAACATTAAAGAGGAGGTGCTGATCACCATGCAGATCGTGGGGGATTTATCCTACGCCTGGCAACTTATAGATAG TTTCACATCCATCATGCAGGAAAGTATCAGAGCCAGCCCGTCCATGGTCACCAAACTTCGAGCAACGTTTCTGAAG TTGGCCTCAGCTCTGGATCTTCCCCTAATGCGCATCAATCAGGGCAACAGTCCTGATCTGCTCAGCGTGTCGCAGTTCTACTCTGGAGAGCTGGTGGCCTACGTCAGAAAG GTTCTGCAGATCATTCCAGaaagcatgttcacctcactgGCCAAAATCATCAAGCTGCAGATCCATGACATCATGGAGGTTCCTACCCGGCTGGATAAGGACAAGCTGAAGGACTACGCCCAGCTCGGGGCACGCTACGAG GTTGCCAAACTCACCCATGCCATTTCCATCTTCACTGAGGAAATTCTGATGATGAAAACGACACTTGTTGGAATCATTAAG GTGGATCCCAAGCAGCTGCTGGAGGACGGAATAAGGAAAGAGCTTGTTAAACGAGTTGCTTTTTCTCTACACAAAGGCCTCATCTTTAACCCTAAAGCTAAA CCCAGTGAGCTCATGCCCAAGCTGAAGGAAATGGCTGCCACCATGGACGGCTTCTATCGCTCCTTCGAGTACATCCAGGACTACGTCAGCATCTATGGCCTGAAGATCTGGCAGGAGGAGGTTTCCCGCATCATCAACTACAACGTGGAGCAGGAGTGCAACAGCTTCCTCAGGACCAAG ATCCAAGACTGGCAGAGCATCTACCAATCGACACACATTCCCATTCCCAAATACCAACCAGTGGACGAGTCGGCCACTTTCATTGGCCGTCTTTGTAGGGAGATCTTGAGGATCACTGATCCaaa AACAACTTGTTATATACACCAGATGAACACCTGGTATGACATGAAGACGCACCAGGAAGTGACCAATAACAGGCTGTTCTCAGAGATCCAGGACACTCTGGGCACGTTCGGCCTGAACGGACTCGACCGTCTCCTGTGCTTTATGATCGTCAAGGAACTACAG ACTTTCCTGACTGTACTTCAGAAAATCATCCTCAAGGACAAAGCTGTGGTTGACGTCTTTAAAGCTCTGCTAAATGCTGTGAACCCTGTGAAAGGCATTGTGG CCACAGCAAGCAAAGTGTACGCGAACGCTGTAGCCAAAACACAGAAGATCTGGCCAGCATATCTGGAGTCCATTATGAAG GTGGGTCAGATGCAAATCCTGAGGCTACAGATAGCAAATGAGTTGAACTACTCGTGCAAGTTTGACTCCAAACATCTTGCAGCAGCTCTGGAGAATCTGAACAA ATCTCTGCTCGCTGATATTGAAGCTCACTACCAGGACCCGAGCCTGCCGTACCCTAAAGAGGACAACACCCTGCTTTACGAGTTCACTGCCTATCTAGAGGCAGCTGGAATACACAACCCACTGAGCAAA atCTACATCACTACCAAGCGCCTGCCGTATTTCCCCACTGTcaacttcctcttcctcatcgCACAACTTCCCAAACTCCAGTACACTAAAAACCAAG GAATGACCTGCCGGAGAGCGGCCGATTCGGTCGACTGGGTTCCTCTCGTCCTGGGTTTACTGACGCTGCTCAAACAGTTTCACTCCAGATACACCGAGCAGTTCCTGGCTCTCATTGGCCAGTTCATCCGCTCCATCATGGAGCAGTGCACCAG TCAAAAGATCCCTGACATGCCAGCTGATGTGGTCGGAGCGCTGATGTTTTTGGAGGACTACGTGCGCTATACAAAGCTATCCAGCAAG GTGGTGGAAGCGCACGTCCCAAATTTCATTTTCGATGAATTTAGAACCGTGTTGCAGTGA